The Aeoliella mucimassa genome includes the window TGGCTGAAAATCCCGGACACCAAGGGAGAAGGGGTTGGCAAAAACAATGGCTATATTCGACTCTCCAATATTCAGATCGATGGCGAAGTGGGTCACGCGGTAACGATGATTGATTGCGAAGAACCTTATCGCATCCAGATCATTCTCGATGGCTGCCTTCGCGCGGGCGAATGGGTTTGGCCCGACGTGCCGCTTGCCAAGGTGTGCGGTGGCAACTTGCTTACCATTCGCAACTTCACCGGTTTCGCCGAAATCGTTGGCTCCAAAGGCCGAGATCGCACCCCGCTGGTGAGTCTCACCAATAGCCAACTGTGGGGCCACCGCTTCACCGGTGACCTGAAGGTGCGGGTGCGCGATTGCATGAGCAAAGAAGATGGCTGGTTCGACCTCGACTGGCCCGTGCCCTCTGAAGCGACTAACGAAACAGCCACCAACGAAGCCCCCGCGACCTCGGATTGAACGACTCGAATGGCGATGCATAAGACAACCGACGTGGTGGTGTGTGGTTCGTGTGTGGTCGATGTACTGATTCGTCCTGTTCCGCTCGATCACCCCATTGGCGGAGGGCAACTGGTTCGCACCGAACCGATGCAACTCGCAACCGGCGGCATCGTATCAAACGCGGGAACCACGCTCGCCCGCCTGGGCGCCCAGGTCGCGGCATTCACTTACATGGGCGACGACGACTGGAACCACATGGTGCAGACCCGCTACGCAGCCGAGGGCATCGACACCTCGCGATTGCTGGTGCACCCCGATGCTCCTACGAGTACCACAGTGGTGCTCATCGACGAGGCTGGCGAGCGGACCTTTCTGCATGCGGTAGGTGCGCCGAAACTGCTCGACAAGCGGGCGTTCCTCAACAACCTCGATCTCTTTGCCAGCAGTCAGGCGATGCTGCTGGGTTACTTCTCGTTGCTGCCGAATCTGCAACACGACCTGCCCGAGGTTCTTGCGGCCATACAAGAGGTGAACTGCTTGACCGCGATGGATGCGGCGGGCACCGGCGGAACGCTCGACGACCTCCTTCCTTCGCTTCCCCACCTCGACGTGTACGTCCCCAGCTTCAAGGAAGCGAGCCATCAAACCGCCGAGACCGATCCGGAGCGAATCGTCGCTACCTATCGTCAGGCGGGAGCCACTGGTGTGGTCGGCGTAAAGCTCGGTAGCGAAGGTGCGTTGCTGTGCGACCGCGATGGCACGCTGCACGAAATCGCCCCCGTGACTCCCCCCGGACCGGTGGTCGATACCACCGGCGCAGGCGACTGTTTCGTCGGTGGACTCTTGAATGGTTTGCTCCGCGACATGCCGCTGCCCGAAGCGGGACGGTTGGCCGCTGCCTGTGGTGCGCAATGCGTGACAGCGTTGGGGGCAACCACCGCGATTGGCGACTTTGCCACGACCGCCGAACTCGCTGGGCTGCCTGCGTACTAACGCAGAGATTTCGCGTTGCTCTATCACGGTACTCGTTGCGCCGCTATCTTCTAGACTATGGCTGCTAATCAACCGACCCATCGCACGTTCCCCGCCTTGCACATCGAACTGCCCACTTGGGTACCCGCGATGCTGCCACCTGCGGAACATCGCTACGCGACGTTGGCCGATCGCATGCAGTTGGTCGTCGAACTGTCGCATCGCAACGTGCAACATGGCGGTGGCCCGTTCGGGGCGGCCATCTTTGATGCGAAGGAGCAAACGTTGCTCGCGCCGGGTGTGAACATCGTGGTGCCGACGAAATGGTCGGGCGCGCATGCCGAGATGGTTGCGATGGCGATCGCCCATCAAATACTTGAGACGCATGATCTTGGTTCGATCGAGAACTCCGAATACGAACTGGTGACCAGCTGCGAGCCTTGCTCGATGTGCTACGGGGCGACTCCCTGGTCGGGGGTCAAACGACTGGTCTGCGCTGCCAGAGAGGAAGACGCCGAAGCGATCGGCTTCGACGAAGGCCCCAAGCCAAGCGACTGGGTCGCTGGTTTGGAGTCGCGCGGCATCCAAGTGGTTCGCGACCTGATGCGCAACGACGCCAAGCGGGTGCTCCAGGGGTACGCAACCGGCGGGGGTACCATCTACAATGGCCGCAGCGGCGGGCGCTCGCCTCGGTAGTGTCGGTCGATTCGTTTCGTTTGCTTGCTTCGCAATTCCCCAGGCTGTGATATGTCGACATTGCCCGCTCCGCTCGAACTCCCCACTCGCTTGCTCCATGGCCCGGGACCTTCGCCGGTTCCCGAGTCGGTGCTGGCCGCGCTCGCGAAGCCGACCATTGGGCATATGGATCCCGAGTTCATGCGGGTGATGAACGAAGTCCGCGAGATGCTGCAAGCGGTGTTCGAAACCGAAAACCAAATGACGCTGGCCTGTAGCGGCACCGGTTCGGCCGGCGCCGAAATGGTGGCTTTGAATCTCGTGGAGCCGGGCGATCGTTGTTTGGTGTGTGTGCATGGGGTATTTGGTGGCAGGTTTGCCGAAAAATGTCGTCGTGCAGGGGGTGAGGTCACCACGATCGAAGCCGAGTGGGGGCAAGCATTCGATCAAGCCGAAGTGATCGCTCGCATCCACGAACTGCAACCGAAGCTGGTGATGATCGTGCATGCCGAGACCTCGACCGGCGTGCTGCAACCGATCGACCAACTCGCCGACGCCGCCCACCAGCACGACGCGTTGCTGGTAGTTGATTGCGTTACTTCGCTCGGCGGCTTGCCGGTGCGGGTTGACCATCATGGCATCGACGCAGCCTTCAGCGGCACGCAAAAGTGCCTCTCCTGCCCTCCCGGCTTGGCGCCGGTCACGCTGTCGGAGCGAGCGATGCACCGAGTGACGAACCGCAAGTCGCCGGTACGAAGCTGGTATCTCGATTTGTCGTTGGTCGGTAACTACTGGACCGGCTCGCGGGCTTATCATCATACGGCTCCGGTGAATATGAATTACGCTTTGCATGAATCACTGCGACTAATCCTGGAAGAGGGTCTCGATGCTCGCTACGAGCGGCACCAATCGGCGCATCAGCTTTTGAAACAACAACTCGAACAGCGAGACTTTGCGTACGCGTCCGATCCGGAGCACTCGCTGCCGATGCTCAACTTGATTCGCGTGCCCGAGGAAGTAGCCGACGAAGCGGCAGTTCGCCGACAGTTGCTCACAGAGCATGGCATCGAAATCGGCGGCGGGCTCGGCAAGTTTGCTGGCGTTTGCTGGCGCGTGGGTCTCATGGGGCATGGCGCCCGCGAGGCGAATGTCTCCGCGATTGTCGAAGCACTCGATGCGGTGATGCCAGCAAACTAGTTCGTCATAGGCATTCCCTCCAACCACCGCGCCAGCCGAATTGGCTGCCTGGCGTTTTGCCCCCAGTCGCATCGGGTGGGGGCAGCTCACTGCCGTAGTAACTCGTTACCCAACAACGGTTTACGATTTTGCCCCCACTTGCCAATTCGCGAAAACGATTCGTGGGGGCAAAACTCTCGGTCAGCCGGCTTTTGAGATTTACGTAACCTACTTGCATCACTGCACTTACGACAACCGCCGAGAACTGCCCTCGCGCGATTGTGCCCCCGCCCGATCGCGAGTGGGGGCAAAACCGCGACGAACAGCACCGCGAAATCACCTCGACGATGCTCGCGCACGCGCAGCGCACTCGCCAAGTCAGCGGATGATGATCGTTTGTATCGTAGTTGTTTCGCTTGAGCATCCCCCTATTAGAACAAGCTGTAGCGCCGATTCAACAACTATTTTTGGCCACCCCCCATCCGAAGTAGTGACGCTGAGAGGCTCGATGGGGTGGCCGAATCTAACAGCGCAAAAGGGGGTCTACGGCACCTACCTTTGCCGCAAACCCCCGAAAGCATTCCACGAGTCACTAGGAATGCTTCGCGCGTACCGCCAACAGGGCGATGCCGATGATGGTGAGTAGCACCGAGTGAGGCTCCGGCACGTGGCTCTGCTCGACACTTGAAGTTGGTAACGCGCGGCCAAATTGATCGCGCCAGAGTTGGTAGTGCGAGTGATCGATCGCGCCGGTCAGCGTGCCAACGCTCGGCAGCGTGCCAGCGGGACTGCCAAGATGGTCGCGCCACACGGTGTAGTCGCCGAGGTTCACGACACCATCTCGATTGAAGTCGCCCGCCAGCCCGCTACCAACCGCGAGCACCCCCGTGCTGAGTAAGGCCGAAGTATCCCAGGCCAGATCCGCGGATAACGGTGGAAGCGCCCAGTCGATTTCACTCACTTCGCCCACCGAAGTGTCGAACGCAAGTACCTGCCAACTATCGCCGAAGCGAAACTCCAGGGAATCGATGCTGTCGCCCAGCGACACGTCGAGCATGACGTTATCGACCAGCGTGAGCGCGCCGGTGATCTCGAGCGTATCGCCCACGCCGGGCGATTGGAGTGTAAGCATTACCGTAGCGCCGCTGTCGAGGGTGAGGTCGCCAGCAATGCGGCCACTGCCCGTGAGTGTTGCGCCATCGGCGATGTGCGTATCACCACCCACTTCGCCACCACCCAGTAGCGATAGACGTTGACCGCTCGCAACGATAAACGCATCCGTCAGGCCCGAAGTATCGAGCGTTGCTCCCGAGGCGATGAAAATGCTCGACGACGAAGCGATCGAACCGTTGCCAACCAGCGAAAGGGTTCCGCTGGAAACAATGGTTTGGCCCGTGTAGGTTTGCACTCCGCTCAGGGACTGACTCCCCGAACCGCGGATCTCGAGACTGCCCTGCCCGGAGATGGTGCCTTGAAACAGCGATGCAGCCCCCTGCGGCGCGATGGTCAGGGTATTTCCTCCCGCCTGGCCCAACAGCACCTGACTACCAGGCTCGCCAGCGAGGGATCGGATGGTTTGATTCAGATTGTTCAGATCCAGCGTCGCGCCGGCCGCCACGACCACGTCGGTATCGCTGGGGAGCGAGCCGGTGCTGATTTCGCCTGGCAGGTCGGGGCTTTGGATCGTGAAGCTCGTGAGCGGCACCGTGAACGCGCCGGACGCACTATTGGTATGCAACGAGAACACACCGAGGGTCAGATCACTCAGGCTGTTCAGTTCACTCAACTGCGAAGTGGGCGTGACATTCACTCCATTCACGGTAAGCGAAAACAGGCCGCCGATTCGGGCAAGCACCACTTCGAGTTCGCCGCCAGTCGCCGGGGCGCCGGCCGCGTTGTAGGCGAGGTTCGCGTCGTAGGGGGTTCCGCCCGCATTGTTCACTCCGAACGCCCCATGGTTGTCGATGGTCAGATAGCCGCCTCGGACCAATCGATTCGCGCTGTCGCCGACGAACACCCCATATTGGCGATAGTTCTGGGCGTCTGGCGAGTTCAGGAAGCTGGCGGTGATCGTAAAATCGGAGTCACCGCTCAGCCCAAGGTCGGAGAGGTTCACGCCAGGGGCTTCGATGTTCTGCAGATTGATGTCGCCATTGAAATCGGCCGGCCCGCCCGAGGTGATCTCGAGCACGCCCGCGTTTGTATCGAGTGCGAGCCGAGGATCGTTTGCCGCACTGGTGGTACCAGCAAGTCGCCGAGTGAATCCGGTACCCTGGCCATTCGCATCGTTGACAAGGCCACCTGCTTGGGTGAAATCGAGCGAGAACGCTCCCTGGCCGATACTGTTGGTGCCGAGCTGCAAGGTACCGGCTTCGACCACGGTTTGGCCTTGATAGGACTGCTCGCGAAGCACCGTGAGGGTGCCGGAACCTTGCTTCACCAAATTGCCTTCGCCTGAAATCGAGGTGGCGAGCGAAGTTTCGTCGCTACGGTTCAGTAATAGCGATGCGTTGTTCTCGAGCACCACGCTTCCCGTCCCCAGCGAACCGGTGGTGCCACCGTTGCCGATGGCCAGTTCGCCCTGCGACACCACCGTAGCCGAATGCGTGTTGGTGCCTAGCAACGTGACCCGCTGCGCGCCGGTCTTCACCAGTGTCGCGTCGCCGGAGATGTTGCCGCCGATTACAATCGCCCCTTCGTGGGCGTCGATCGTATGCGTGCCGGACGTGAAGCGCAGATCGGCCTCGATGGTCTGAGTGTTCGTCGAGAGGTTCGTGATATTGCCGCTCAGTTGTAACCGGTTGCCAGCGAGCGTAAACGCGGCCGCATCGCTGAGGAACGAGAGGTGCTCGAACTCGGTATCGGCTGCGTAGTTGTTGTCGACCGTGGTGGTCAGCGATCCAGCAAACGCCAGGCTATCGCCGGCCGTGGGGGCGAGGTCCCAGTTGGTGCCCTCCTGAAAGGTGTTCATTCCCCCGCCGCGCCAGGTGCGAGTTGCTTGGGGAGCGTTAAGTTGCCAATAGACCGAATACCGCTCGTGATGCGTTTCGTACATCGGTTTGAAGATGATGCCGGTCGCCTGACCATCATCGTAGAGTTCGAAATGCAGCTCTTCTCCTTCGACCGGCACCAACCACGTTTCGGGATCGGCGTCGCTGGCGTCGATCGCTGGGACCGACGGATCGGACACACCGCTGAAGTCCCAATCGTGGAGCGCCTGCTGGTCGCCCCCCGGCAACCCCGCGGTGCCAAGCTCGCCCGCCAAGAGCACCGCTCCGTAGTACACGGATACCATATCGGGATCGTCGCGCGACCGTCGCAAATAAAGCCGCTTGTCGAAACTCACCTCGATTTCGTCGCCATCTTGCCACTCGCGATCGAGCGACAGATACTCCCCTCGATTTACCGGGCCTTCGTACGCCTGGCCGTTGATGGTGACCGTAACATCGCCAAACGCGTAGGAGGGAATCGCCACCTGCAAGTTCGCCTGCGTGAGCCCGTCGCTGCTCACCACCATGCGCATCGTCTCGTCGGCGGTAGTCGCATCGCCGTACTGCGTGAGCGTGATGCCTTTCTCTTGCCAGTCGACCTGGGCGGGCATGAACGAATTGACGAACAGCGAGTTCGCGTTCTTGAAAAACGCCATGGCCGCGTAGCGCGTGGGATTCTCCATGCCAGTTCCCGCACAGCACCAGAACGAACCATCGTGCACATGACCAGTGTGGTAGGTCTTAAAGTGACCAGGCTCCAGCGACATGAAATAAGTGGTTACCCCCTCGTGCGGATCGATCGAGGGGAGGATGTGATTGATCAAGGCGTTTTCGCTATAAGCGGCGTACTTGTACTCCGGCGATGCGGCGAAGAGTTGCTCGCTTAGCTTCAGCATGTTGTACACATTGCACGTTTCGGCGGTGTTCCAAGAGAGCAGCGCGCCGCCGGCGCCGGTCTCCTGCCCTGGCGTGCGGAAGTACTCGCCGTACGAATTGCCACCCGTGGCGAACGTATGATCGCGAACCACGATGCTCCAGAAGTTCACCGCCGCGTCGGTGGCGTCCTGATCGCCGGCAATCTGGCCGTAGCGAGCCCACCCCACCGCTTGAGGAATGTGCGTGTTGGCGTGAATGCCATTCAGCACATCGTTGCCAGCGGCCAACTCGTTCATCAGCGAGCGATTGTTGAATACGTCGGCTAGTTCCAGATAACTGGTCGCGCGGGGGTCACGGGCGTCGCTCGCTTTCACGGTCAAATCGGTCAGCAGTTCGTTCATCCCGCCGAACTCGCGCCCGGAGTTCACATGCGAAGTGACCATCTGGTTCACCACGTTCTGAGGCAAACCATCGACCCGATCGACAAAGTAGTCGCTCAATTCAAAGGCCACTTCGAGGGCTTGCTGATTGCCGGTGTAAGTGTGGGCGTCGTTAAGCCCCGCTAGCACCTTGTGAACCGTGTAGTACGGCACCCACGCATCGGGAAACGAGAGTTGATTGTTCTCGAGCCGATCGAACAGCGTGCTGGGGAACGCCGACAAGTAGCCATTGTCGTTCATCGCGTCCTGCACCTCGGCCAGGCCGCTCACCACCTGATCGACATGGTCGAGGTACGTTTGATTACCGGTGAGTGCCGCCATGCGCGAGGCAGCCGACAGATAGTGCCCGGTCGTGTGCCCACGGACGAAGCCGAACTCGTTGGCATCCCCCTCCCAACGCCCTTCGAGATCCAACGCCCCAGCAGGTTGAGGCAACCCCGCTTGCTGGCGAAACTCATACAGCAAGTCGTCGGGCGCGAAGAAACTGAGATAACCGGTCGGACCTTCCTGAAGGTCTTGCATCTGCTTGTAGTAGCTGCCATCAAGCAGTTGTACGGTGCCCGCCGCAAACGGGTCGACCGACTGGGCAGCAACCACTTGCGAGAATCCGATCATCACAAGCAAGACGAGAGCGACACGCAAACGCATCGTGAGTGCCTGGTGCTGGGGTGATGGTTGATCGAGAAATAGCTCCAACAACGTTTACAACGAGGACGCAGTTCGACAAAAGGGGC containing:
- a CDS encoding beta-L-arabinofuranosidase domain-containing protein translates to MRLRVALVLLVMIGFSQVVAAQSVDPFAAGTVQLLDGSYYKQMQDLQEGPTGYLSFFAPDDLLYEFRQQAGLPQPAGALDLEGRWEGDANEFGFVRGHTTGHYLSAASRMAALTGNQTYLDHVDQVVSGLAEVQDAMNDNGYLSAFPSTLFDRLENNQLSFPDAWVPYYTVHKVLAGLNDAHTYTGNQQALEVAFELSDYFVDRVDGLPQNVVNQMVTSHVNSGREFGGMNELLTDLTVKASDARDPRATSYLELADVFNNRSLMNELAAGNDVLNGIHANTHIPQAVGWARYGQIAGDQDATDAAVNFWSIVVRDHTFATGGNSYGEYFRTPGQETGAGGALLSWNTAETCNVYNMLKLSEQLFAASPEYKYAAYSENALINHILPSIDPHEGVTTYFMSLEPGHFKTYHTGHVHDGSFWCCAGTGMENPTRYAAMAFFKNANSLFVNSFMPAQVDWQEKGITLTQYGDATTADETMRMVVSSDGLTQANLQVAIPSYAFGDVTVTINGQAYEGPVNRGEYLSLDREWQDGDEIEVSFDKRLYLRRSRDDPDMVSVYYGAVLLAGELGTAGLPGGDQQALHDWDFSGVSDPSVPAIDASDADPETWLVPVEGEELHFELYDDGQATGIIFKPMYETHHERYSVYWQLNAPQATRTWRGGGMNTFQEGTNWDLAPTAGDSLAFAGSLTTTVDNNYAADTEFEHLSFLSDAAAFTLAGNRLQLSGNITNLSTNTQTIEADLRFTSGTHTIDAHEGAIVIGGNISGDATLVKTGAQRVTLLGTNTHSATVVSQGELAIGNGGTTGSLGTGSVVLENNASLLLNRSDETSLATSISGEGNLVKQGSGTLTVLREQSYQGQTVVEAGTLQLGTNSIGQGAFSLDFTQAGGLVNDANGQGTGFTRRLAGTTSAANDPRLALDTNAGVLEITSGGPADFNGDINLQNIEAPGVNLSDLGLSGDSDFTITASFLNSPDAQNYRQYGVFVGDSANRLVRGGYLTIDNHGAFGVNNAGGTPYDANLAYNAAGAPATGGELEVVLARIGGLFSLTVNGVNVTPTSQLSELNSLSDLTLGVFSLHTNSASGAFTVPLTSFTIQSPDLPGEISTGSLPSDTDVVVAAGATLDLNNLNQTIRSLAGEPGSQVLLGQAGGNTLTIAPQGAASLFQGTISGQGSLEIRGSGSQSLSGVQTYTGQTIVSSGTLSLVGNGSIASSSSIFIASGATLDTSGLTDAFIVASGQRLSLLGGGEVGGDTHIADGATLTGSGRIAGDLTLDSGATVMLTLQSPGVGDTLEITGALTLVDNVMLDVSLGDSIDSLEFRFGDSWQVLAFDTSVGEVSEIDWALPPLSADLAWDTSALLSTGVLAVGSGLAGDFNRDGVVNLGDYTVWRDHLGSPAGTLPSVGTLTGAIDHSHYQLWRDQFGRALPTSSVEQSHVPEPHSVLLTIIGIALLAVRAKHS
- a CDS encoding carbohydrate kinase family protein, which translates into the protein MHKTTDVVVCGSCVVDVLIRPVPLDHPIGGGQLVRTEPMQLATGGIVSNAGTTLARLGAQVAAFTYMGDDDWNHMVQTRYAAEGIDTSRLLVHPDAPTSTTVVLIDEAGERTFLHAVGAPKLLDKRAFLNNLDLFASSQAMLLGYFSLLPNLQHDLPEVLAAIQEVNCLTAMDAAGTGGTLDDLLPSLPHLDVYVPSFKEASHQTAETDPERIVATYRQAGATGVVGVKLGSEGALLCDRDGTLHEIAPVTPPGPVVDTTGAGDCFVGGLLNGLLRDMPLPEAGRLAAACGAQCVTALGATTAIGDFATTAELAGLPAY
- a CDS encoding nucleoside deaminase produces the protein MAANQPTHRTFPALHIELPTWVPAMLPPAEHRYATLADRMQLVVELSHRNVQHGGGPFGAAIFDAKEQTLLAPGVNIVVPTKWSGAHAEMVAMAIAHQILETHDLGSIENSEYELVTSCEPCSMCYGATPWSGVKRLVCAAREEDAEAIGFDEGPKPSDWVAGLESRGIQVVRDLMRNDAKRVLQGYATGGGTIYNGRSGGRSPR
- a CDS encoding pyridoxal-phosphate-dependent aminotransferase family protein, producing MSTLPAPLELPTRLLHGPGPSPVPESVLAALAKPTIGHMDPEFMRVMNEVREMLQAVFETENQMTLACSGTGSAGAEMVALNLVEPGDRCLVCVHGVFGGRFAEKCRRAGGEVTTIEAEWGQAFDQAEVIARIHELQPKLVMIVHAETSTGVLQPIDQLADAAHQHDALLVVDCVTSLGGLPVRVDHHGIDAAFSGTQKCLSCPPGLAPVTLSERAMHRVTNRKSPVRSWYLDLSLVGNYWTGSRAYHHTAPVNMNYALHESLRLILEEGLDARYERHQSAHQLLKQQLEQRDFAYASDPEHSLPMLNLIRVPEEVADEAAVRRQLLTEHGIEIGGGLGKFAGVCWRVGLMGHGAREANVSAIVEALDAVMPAN